The nucleotide sequence TATGGCGGCGGCGGTCTCTGCCGTTCCCCTCCCCTTTGCCACGATGCCCGCCCTCACCGCACTCCAAATCTCGATGGTGGGGTTATTGGGCAAGCTATACGGTCAAACCCTGACGCCCGCGCAGGTGGGGGGCCTGGTCAGTACGATCGCCGGGGGCTTTGTGGCCCGCACGGTAGGGCGAGAATTGCTCAAATTTATTCCCGGTTTTGGCAGTGCGATCGCCGCTTGGTGGGCTGCCGCCTATACTTGGGCGTTAGGGGAAGGGGCCTGCGTCTATTTCGGCGATCTGATGGGGGGCAAAACCCCCGACCCCGCTCGCATTCAACGGATCGCGAACGAAGCCTTTACCGCAGCCAAACAACGGTTTAAATCCCCACAGCCCGGACGCCCCCCCCGCTCGCCAGTGGATGGCGATTAGGACAAGGGTTTGCGAGTTTGGCGGATTTGTCTAAAGTCTTAAGAGAATGCGCATACATAGGCACAGACATACATAAGCACATATATACCATTGGCATTAAGCCTATAACGCGGCTCAGCGCCTCTTCAGTGCCCATTTACATCGGTATGCGACGATCGCCAAAGTTGCTTGTGCTGGCAACTCCGCTACGCGAAGACTTTCGAGACCGGCGGCGCTCGCTAACCAGTTCTATCAACCTTTCTAGAGGCTCGGTTCATGAACGATACGAACAGTTTGCAGCAGTCCCCATCGCTTGAGGGCGCACAGAAAGCGTATACCTACAACTACACGTACATCGAACCCATCGCGATGGCAGATACCCTGCCTGACGGTGAAGGTTTTGCTAGCGATTGGGTGGTCTTGACAGCAAGAAACGCTCTTAGGTTAGTCATCAACACCCTCATTGCCAATTACGGCGATCGCGGCAAGCCCGGGGTTAAAGACGATGTTAAGCGAGTGTTGAGAACCGCCTTCCGCAAAACGCTGGCCGACTTGGGGCGCAGGGGCCGACTCAAGTTGTACGGAGCAGTGTTAACGATCGTTCCCCAATTGCTGTTCCGAGGCTTTCCCACGAGTGAAGAAGAAGTGGAATCGTTCATTAACTCTCCCGCTATCCAAGCCCTCGGCGACGATTTTCTCTCGCCATTTGCTGATAATGTTCTGAAGACCGTCGATCTCCAAACTGATGCCGGCCATGCTTCCAGCCTAGAGCAATTTCGCAAGTTATTTGCCTACGTCGATCTGCCTGAAATTGCCAATACCTTTCAAGCAGACGAGATGTTTGCCTACCTGCGGGTGGCCGGGGCCAATCCTTTGGTTATCGCTCGCATGACTGCTCCCGATCCGCGCTTGCCTGTTACTGAGGCCGACTACAAGCAGGCGATGGGGGATGAGGCCGATTCGTTAGAGCAGGCGATCGCCGAGGGGCGGGTCTATCTCGCCGATTACTCGATCTTGGCGGGGGCTTTGGAAGGCAGCTTCGGCCCCGAACCAGAGGAGCAAAAATATATCTATCCTCCGCTAGCGATGTTTGCGGTTCCCGCTGGCGACGGTCCTCACCGACTGCTGAAGCCCGTGGCCATTCAAACGGGCAGTCAGGCCGCAGAAGATTACATTACCGCCGCCACAGGCAAATATGCTTGGCTGGCTGCAAAAACGACCGTCCAGATCGCCGACGCCAACTATCACGAAGCCATCTCTCATCTAGCCCGCACCCACCTGCTGGTCGAGCCGTTTGTGATGGCGACCCACCGGCAACTGCCCGCCACCCATCCCCTGTTCAAACTTTTAGTGCCTCACTTTCAAGGCACCCTCGCCATTAACAATGCAGCCCAAGCCTTCCTAGTCGCCCCCCAAGGCGGGGTCAACGCTTTGTTGTCTTGCACCATCGAACAATCCCGCACCCTGGCAGTGAAAGGATTGCAGATGCGGGGCTTTAATGCCGAGATGCTGTACAAACGCTTGCAAGATCGCGGCGTGGACGATCGGCAAGCCTTGCCCGTTTACCCCTACCGAGACGATGCCCTGCTGGTGTGGGACGCCATTCACGAGTGGGCGGGTGCCTATCTGGCTCTGTACTACACCGATAGCGACACAGCGGATGGTGGGTTGAAAAAAGTAACGGAGGATGCCCACTTGCAAAACTGGGCTAAAGAAATCGTGGCCTTTGAGGGCGGGCGTCTGACGGATTTTGGCAGTGACGGACGAGGGGCGATCGATACCTTAGAGTATCTGGTCGATGCGGTTACGCTGATTATCTTTACCGGCAGTGCCCAACATGCAGCGGTTAACTTTCCGCAAAAGGGCATTATGAGCTACGCGCCCGCAATGCCGACGGCGGGCTATTTACCGGGTCGCAAGATCGATAAGGATATGACCGAAGCAGATTATTTCCAGCTCCTGCCACCCCTCGACCAGGCGCAGTCAGGGCTCAATTTGCTCTATTTGCTGGGGTCGGTCTATTACTCGAAACTCGGGGACTATAAGCCAGACCATTTCGACGATCCGCAGGTAGAGGCTCCTCTCAAAGTCTTTCAAGACCAGTTGAAGGGAATTGGCGAAGAAATCGATCGCCGCAATCTCAACCGACCCGACTACGACTATCTCAAACCCACAAATATTCCCCAAAGCATTAATATCTAATGCCTGAAAGGCGATCGCCAATTCCATACAGGGCCAAATCTGCTGATTTAGCCTTTGGGCGCGATACTCCGATTTGGCCTTACGCTTCTTTTAGGCCACGTCAGTTCGACAGGCGTCTGGCCCCCATCCCCTAGCCCCTTCCCCCCTCGCGAAGCGTGGCGTCAGCCGTAATTTTGGGGGAAGGGGAACAGAACGGTAGATTGCGGGTTTGAGGCTGTTGCTCCCCTCGCCCAAACTTGGGAGAGGGGCCGGGGGTGAGGGCCATGCAGAGTCATCGAACTCAGTTTAGGCCATGCTCGGCATCAGTCTCGTTCGCTCTCTAGCAACAGTTCATCGAGAGATTCAGGAAAATCCCCACGCTCTACCATTCTCCGAAAAGCTTTGTAACAGTCGTTTTTATCCCCCTCTTTGCGAGGATAGCCCAACCAGAGGATGAAGATAGACTTCTGCTCTGGAACGGCAAAAGCCCGAAAGAACAGGCGATAGCGATTGGGAATACCCATCTTCTCGACGCGACCAAATTTCCTCAAACGCTTGTGACAAAAGGGATGAGCCAGTGCCATGACATCAACCAGCGCTTAACTCTGCCAAAACCTCATCCAATTTTGCATTGAATGCTTCAGGTTGTTCGAGTAGTAAAAAGTGTCCGACCCCTTCCATGATGACGGCATCGAAGTCACTGTATTTTTGATTGATCTCGATCGCCGTTTCGGGCATT is from Synechococcus sp. PCC 7336 and encodes:
- a CDS encoding type II toxin-antitoxin system YhaV family toxin, whose translation is MALAHPFCHKRLRKFGRVEKMGIPNRYRLFFRAFAVPEQKSIFILWLGYPRKEGDKNDCYKAFRRMVERGDFPESLDELLLESERD
- a CDS encoding lipoxygenase family protein; this translates as MNDTNSLQQSPSLEGAQKAYTYNYTYIEPIAMADTLPDGEGFASDWVVLTARNALRLVINTLIANYGDRGKPGVKDDVKRVLRTAFRKTLADLGRRGRLKLYGAVLTIVPQLLFRGFPTSEEEVESFINSPAIQALGDDFLSPFADNVLKTVDLQTDAGHASSLEQFRKLFAYVDLPEIANTFQADEMFAYLRVAGANPLVIARMTAPDPRLPVTEADYKQAMGDEADSLEQAIAEGRVYLADYSILAGALEGSFGPEPEEQKYIYPPLAMFAVPAGDGPHRLLKPVAIQTGSQAAEDYITAATGKYAWLAAKTTVQIADANYHEAISHLARTHLLVEPFVMATHRQLPATHPLFKLLVPHFQGTLAINNAAQAFLVAPQGGVNALLSCTIEQSRTLAVKGLQMRGFNAEMLYKRLQDRGVDDRQALPVYPYRDDALLVWDAIHEWAGAYLALYYTDSDTADGGLKKVTEDAHLQNWAKEIVAFEGGRLTDFGSDGRGAIDTLEYLVDAVTLIIFTGSAQHAAVNFPQKGIMSYAPAMPTAGYLPGRKIDKDMTEADYFQLLPPLDQAQSGLNLLYLLGSVYYSKLGDYKPDHFDDPQVEAPLKVFQDQLKGIGEEIDRRNLNRPDYDYLKPTNIPQSINI